One Mus musculus strain C57BL/6J chromosome 2, GRCm38.p6 C57BL/6J genomic window, aacaatacaaggacagaaaccactccctagaaaaagcaagaaagtaatccttcaacaaacctaaaaggagatagccacaagaacagagtgccaagtctaacaacaaaaataataggaagcaacaattacttttccttaatacctcttaatatcaatggactcaattccccaataaaacaacatagactaacagactggctaaacaaacaggacccaacattttgctgcttacaggaaacctatctcagggaaaagacagacactacctcagaatgaaaggctggaaaacaactttccaagcaaatggtgtgaagtaacaagctggagtagccattctaatattgaataaaattgacttccaacccaaagttatcaaaaaagacaaggagggacacttcattctcatcaaacgtaaaatcttccaagaggaactctcaattctgaatatctgtgctccaaatgcaagggcagccacattcattaaagaaactttagaaacattcaaagcacacattgcacgtaacacaataatagtgggagacttcaacacaccacttttatcaatggacaaataatggaaacagaaactaaacagggacacagtgaaactaacagaagttctgaaacaaaaggatttaacagatatctacaaaacattttatcctaaaacaataggatataccttcttctcagcacctcatggtaccttctccaaaattgaccatataattggtcacaaaacaggcctcaagagatacaaaaatattgaaaatgtcccatgcatcctttcagatcaccatgggctaaggctgattttcaataacaaaataaataatataaatccaacattcatgtgaaaactgaacaatactcttctcaatgataccttggtcaaggaaggaataaataaagaaattaaagactttttagagtttaatgaaaatgaagccacaacatacccaaacttatggggcacaatgaaagcatttctaagagggaaacttgtagctctgagtgcctccaaaaagaaactagagagagtacacactagcagcttgacaaaacacctaaaagctccagaacaaaagtaagcaaattcacccaagaggagtagacagcaggaaataatcaaacacaggggcgaaatcaaccaagtggaaacaagaactattcaaagaaccaaacaaaggaggagctgcttctttgagaaaatcaacaagatagataaacccttagccagactcactagagggcacagggacagcatcgtgattaacaaaatcagaaatgaaaaaggagacataacaacagatcctgaagaaatccaaaacaccatcagatccttctacaaaaggctatactcaacaaaactggaaaacctggacgaaatggacaaatttctagacagataccaggtaccaatgttaaatcaggatcaggttaatgttctaaacagtcctatatcccctaaagaaatagaagcagtcattaatattctcccaaccaaaaaaaaagcccaggaccagatgggtttagtggagagttctatcagactttcaaagaagatctaattccagttcttcacaaacttttccacaaaatagaatcacaaggtactctacccaattcattctatgaagccacaattactctgatacctaaaacacattgTAACTCTTATTAATTTAGTGTGCTACAAATCACAGAAGAAAGTAGAAGAGgatatttgaaaagaaatgtttcatttgGATAAGGATGATGAGGGAGTCAAGAGTAGAAGTGACAGTAATTAAGGTTTATTTTACTAGTGTATGAAACTTGAATatataaactaaaattaaatcaaagCAGTATAATTTCATAAAACAGAGGTACATGCAGACATATACAAATGTTACAGTGTTTATTTCAGTAGAAAACTCTGCTTGAACATTCAAAATCATATTTTATACATACTATAATTTCTCTCATGCACAAGATGCATCATTAGATATAACTTCAGCTCTATAAGATATACCTTCAGTTCTATAGTTACAAAATCTGTTTGTATTTCATAACAGGCTTGGCAGTTATGTGCAGTAAATAATGTTCCAAGAAGAAAATTATTCTCCTCTAATAGAAGCATGATATTTAGAACCTTGATTAGCACCAGAATTCAAGTAGATAATACAGGATTCACACACTGGAGCTTGTTCTACATTCTGGAAGAAAGTAAAATGGTTTATATTCAAACCTGGTTTGAAGGATTTGTATggcatttaaattttaagaaaatgtgttgaatattttttgccaTGTTCTTTGTAAAGCTTCTTTCACATCTTTGTTCCTCAGACTGTAGATCAGGGGATTCAATAAAGGGATGATTAGAGTATAAAGTATAGATGATATTTTTTCAGTATCAATTGAATGACTAGATACAGGTTTTACATACATAAATATCAGTGTCCCATAGAATATTGTAACCACTGTCAGGTGGGACCCACAGGTAGAGAAAGCTTTGCGTCTGCCCTCAGCAGAGTTCATCCTGAGAACAGCTATGAGAATGAGCAGGTAGGACATAAGCACGACGACAAGGGAAGAAATCAAATCAAAAGCTGCAAAGAACATAACTATAAGTTCAACTTCTTGTGTATTTGAGCAAAGCAATGATATTAAGGgaatacaatcacaaaagaaatgatTGATGACATTGTAGCCACAGAAggataaagagaaaatatttatggTGACTACAAGGGACATAAATGTACAGTAAAGATAGGTCATTGTGACTAGAAGCCAACATACTTTATGAGACACGATGACAGTGTAGAGCAGAGGCTTACatatggccacatagcggtcataggacaTTGCAGACAAAATAAAATGGTCACTGCCaatgaacagaagaaaaaaagctaGCGGTGTAGCACAAAGAGAGTAGGAAATTGCATTTTGATCTACAACAAAGTTTACCAACATTTTTGGTCCCACAGTTGTTGAATAAACAAAGTCAGTAAAAGCCAAATGCCTAAGAAAGAAATACATTGGTGTCTGTAGCTTGGCGTCTACATTGGTGAGGATGATTATCCCAAGATTGCCAACCACTGAGGTCAGGTAGATGACTAGGAACAACCCAAACAATGGAGCCTGCAGCTCAGGGTTCTCAGTGATTCCCATCAGGATGAATTCAGTCACAACTGTTAGGTTGTGTTTATCCATTCTCTATCAGAAGACCTGTCATCAGCAGAGGCAGAAAAATTGCAAATGTTTCAGAATTTATTATATGAAGGACAAAACAATTCCAATGTTAGAAATCGGGAACAGAGGTgaggggaaagggataggggattttcagaggggaaactaggaaagggtttaacatttgaaattttaaaaaggaaagaaagaaaatatctaataaaaataataaaaaagagaaaaagaaatatctaaaatttctaacttaatattttaaaatattaatattgagccaggcatggtggcacacacctttaatgccagcacttgggtggcagaggcaggagaatgtttgagttcgaggccagcatggtctaaagagtgagttccatgaaggccagggctacacaaaaaaacccagtctcaaaaaaaaaattaataattttaaaacaacatattTACTCATGGGgatatacaaataaaaagaaggtAATTTCTTTTTGTGATTCATGAAATTTCTAGAGTCAATATAAACATGAATTGGCACTGTTCAAAGGGCTTACAGCCAGTTAGTCTGGTAAACACcatatttatttcttataaagCTCTAAATAATATTGATACTAACAACTCATGTATAAAAGTAGAAAATtctgttatatatttaatattctttattttatatacttaataGTTAATacatgataggtagatagatagatagatagatagatagatagatagacagatagatagatagacagtatcaaaatatatatatagattttagactaacactcacatatacacacatacatatactgatGAGACAAGCGAATAAATGCAGatatgaagataaagaaatttaaagtaaaattataataaaatactattagAACTTTAATTGTTAGATAAATGGTGAATGAATTACCATTGCATTGTTTTCTATATGCATCAAAATAATTTCAATTGGTAACAATAATTAGTTTAAAAACATCAGTAATATATATGCcaattcttttagaatttttatgacAGGTAAAATATGAAAACCTGTGCGAGGAGAGCTGACTCAGCGGTAACTATACACATTTCTATTGTCGAGTATGCAAGTAGTTCTAGCACACATATTCAATTGgtactttataaatatttaaatttataaagcACACAAATTCTTTAGTGTATCACCTTCTGAAGTATTTATTATAGATGATGCCGCTGAAGGTGTTAATAATCTTGGTAAACAATGTCTTTATGAATAAAAATCAGCATAATCAGATATGATATTGTCTTCTTATGAAGAAACAAAATACTGGATAGATGTATATAGGAATAAAACTGAGTTGTATACTTAATAAAGATAAGGGTTGTTTTGTGCAGTTAATGTTTTTCATAAAACACTGTCACAAACTACAAAGATGTCTTTGTGGCAGTTTTGGAagcacaattaaatattttaatattgaaataATATCCTGAATTCATTCTCAAATAGAATTCAACGTGTTTTGCATTTACTAGGGTTCAAACCTAGGCACTTGCACATATTTGCCAAGAATTTTATCTCTGAGCAATAATACCCACAGTAAAACTCTTTGAGCAGAGTCTCATTGTGTAGACAACATTACTCTCTGGAGAGCTTTTAATATTAATTTGAAGTAACTTACAATGTGTGTGAATGACGTATTCtctacaaataattttttttttcaaaaatgtttggCAGTACAGAGACAGGATCACAAAGTTCCACCCCTATAAAAGGCTATTAGCAATTAATTTGTGTTGAAAAAGGAAAATCAGTTTCCTCTAGTAGAATGACACTGTATATCAAGGAAGCCTCAGATTTACGTTTCGTTGGTCAAAACAAATTTACTCcaatttttttcatgtgctttcttttgtttttgtttttttttctgttctttatgtTTTATCCCATGATTAAATATTTAAGCATGCTTCATTTGTTTAActtagaggaaataaataaacctgtGAGTGTAGGGATGTGTAGAAGACCTAGGAAGTATTGATGGATGGGATATAataagatcaaaatatattgtatacaagttttaaaatatgaaaagtgATAACAAGATGTACAAAGCTATTAGAATATAGTACATCAATTTTCTATTTTCCACTGTCTCCTTCCAAGACAGTCACTAGGTTGACAATCAATGTTTTTGATTTTCACAACTAATCATCTAACATttataaatgcaaaatatttcAAGTTATATTTATGTCACTTTCTTAGAATATTGTTCTATTAGTGTggtcattttattatatttaatatttgtttacTTTAAAGTAACAAATATATTACACTTTGTTGTGGAAAAAACTAGGAGACCAAGACAATTTGTTTAGATTATAGAAAAAGAGAACTTAAAGTAGATTTTatgcaacaaagaaacaaaacattccCCTTGGATTGAGTACTGCAGTATTTAAAATACCAAAGCCAAGCTAATTGGCTCACATCTTTGGTTACAACTTTGTGAACATGGatacagtagtagtagtagttcaAGTTCACCATTCTCTAAATCAAGAATGTCTTGTGAAAATATAAGAGGCTATttaagccttgtctcaaaaaacataaaaagacagacagacaatcagacagacagacagatgggaaaAGATAGGAAGGGAGATTATAATTTTTACAGTTATATGTTATACTACTTTCACTTATCACATATAAGACAGTTTTGGTAGATATTTTAATGGTAAGTATTACAAGATCTGCaagaaattgaataaaatcatATGACTGCCAACACTATTCATGGAAtatgttttctgttatttccaCATACTTCACTTAAATATTACTCAGATGATTGCCCATAACTGATCGTCCACACTGTCCTATCCAAAAGactttattatatacatatagcaagtatggacttttaaaatattagagAAGTGTCTTCCAAACTCACAATGAGAAACTCTTTAAATCTTGCTTTGCTCTTTTATTTTGCTGGATTTTGTGataatcatcattatcatcatcaccaccatcatcaccatcatcaccatcatcattattattatcattatcatcattattatattaCTGAATAAAAGATGTGTGGCTAGGATATAACAGTAATCATGTATGGTGAAGAAACACACATAGACTTTGTCTTAATAGTTTTAGAGCTTAATCTTATGCAAAATACTGCTACTTTATtctcttttccaatgaatcaaattaaaattttaaacctACACCCCTACAAAAGTGTGGACAGATCACTGTAGAAAACAAGACTATTTTATCATAGGCATGAAGGCTATTACTTAAAGTTCCCTTAATACAACTAGTTGCCATTACATGATATACAAGATATTGATGATATAGaatgtttatttataatttatggaGTATCATTCTCAGCAGTGTAATTATATACATACTGTATACTTTGGGGATAATTATAGAAAACATTGCAGTCACAATGCTTAAGTGTTTAAAGCATATTACAAAGCagaatttctgtttttaatttctgcTTTGACAATACTCTTATTTTTCAATAAGACCTCatctcattttatgtgtgtgggtcagTTTTTACttctaatatataataaactaaatattttagaaatatataaaatgtaaattcttAAAATTGCTCATCAACTTTCTTTTTCTACCTTAAGTTGATAGAGAAAGATTTCCTTGTTCAGTCAGGAAAAAATAGGAGAAAAAGATAAGGACAATATACAAAAGGACTCTGATATTCaaagataaaaataggaaaaactgTGTCCTTTTCCATAGATACTGATAACATAAAACCTGCTGCATCCCTTACCTGTGATGAGATGTCCTCAGTACTTCACCCATGAATAATTTAACACACTGTTAGATGATAACTTATGAATATTTCTTCAAACTTTAAGGAGTCTCCCTGTGGGTGAGCCATGCAAATCCTTGATTAACCTGAAATGTCAGAATACTTAATGAAATGTCTGGAGACTGTCCACTAATTGTCAGGAAGAATCTGTGTTTCAGTATGAATGAGCTAACACTATAAAATTAGCCAACAGATGTCCGTTTTTATCTTAACAACTTGCATTATTATCTCAAAGAGATAATCACAACATCAAATTATTTGTACCTTATCTCTAacttaatataaaatacaaacaacttaTATATTCCTTTATAAACAAATAGATATGTTAAATATGTTACATATAGTCACTGGAATATCATCCAGCCTTAAAAATTGTATTCTgaaaataatataatgtaatgaAGATGAGCCAGAACATAATGTTAAAGTATAGATATTGTAAATAGCATCTATTTGAGCCATAGTCAATAGAAAGCTTTCAAATATTCAAAACTTACTCACAGGGGGTATTAATAAAGTATGTCCATTTTAAAATGCCCTCATTTTCATACATTTGTTTATGGGATTTTTATTGTCAAAGAGTACTAGCATATATTTGGAGAATGGTCAGTCTACATATGAGGAAGTATTGGGGGTGGAGAAATGGATGATCAATTAAAGGTTGAGTAGTAGTCTTCAAAAGGACCTCAGTTCAGTTTTCAGACTACACATAGTGGTTGACAACAACCTGTGACACTAGTAACAAGAAAGCTAGTGGTCATTTGTATCTATGGGCATTGATATGCACTTTACAAATTTGAAATCTTGTAGGCACATCTAtgaatgcaacacacacacacacacacacacacactcatctcaaAAGAAATCCCAAgtgaatttaataaataaataaataaataaataaataaataaataaataagagaaagtaaCATTGCGGGTTGTGTTTTGAATGGTAGAGTGCATTTAAAATAAACGCTTTCTCAATTTGTATGTTTCAACTAGGAAAATTTCCACAACAATTTCTCTTGTTATACAAATTGATTTTAGCCACtgtattttctatttcatttgtaCTATAGACTAAATTTTCTAGGTGGCAAAAATTTTATCTCACACTCTAGATCAGCTGTTCTAACCCTTAGGTCATGTCTACTTTTGTGTTGAATGGCCATTTCACAGGAATTACCtaaaaccattggaaaacacagatatttacattatgacttataaaacagtagcaacattacagttgtaaagtaggaatgaaaataattttatggttagtggTAAGCACTACGTGAGCTCCTGTATTTAAGGGTCACACCATGAGAACCACCACTTTAGATTCACATTACAATATGTAAGTTTCTTTTCGTTATTatgagcttattttattttatattttaattaggtattttcctcatttacattttcaatgctatcccaaaggtcccccatacccacccacccccaatcccctacccacccactccccccttttggccctggcgttcccctgcactggggcatataaagtttgcaagtccaatgggcttctctttgcagtgatggccgactaggccatcttttgatacatatgcagctaaagacaagagctcgccggtactggttaattcatattgttgttccacctataggtttgcagttctctatagctccttgggtaatgtctctagctcctccattaggtgccctgtgacccatccaatagctgactgtgatcatccacttctgtgtttgctaggccccggcatagtctcacaagagagagctataactgggtcctttcagcgaaatcttgctagtgtatgcattggtgtcagcatttggaagctgattatgggatggatccctgcatatggcagtcactagatggtcaatcctttcgtcaaagctccaaattttgtctctgtaactacttctatgggtgttttgttcccatttctaagaaagggtaaagtgtccacactttagtcttcattcttcttgaatttcatgcgtttggcaagttatatattatatcttgggtatcctaagtttctgggctattatccacttatcagtgagtacatattgtgagagttcctttgtgattgggttatttcactcaggatgataccctccaggtccatccatttgcctaggaatttcataaattcatttttttaaatagctgagtagtattccattgtgtaaatgtaccacattttctgtatctattcctctgttgaggggcatctgggttcttttcagcttctggctattataaa contains:
- the Olfr1084 gene encoding olfactory receptor 1084, encoding MDKHNLTVVTEFILMGITENPELQAPLFGLFLVIYLTSVVGNLGIIILTNVDAKLQTPMYFFLRHLAFTDFVYSTTVGPKMLVNFVVDQNAISYSLCATPLAFFLLFIGSDHFILSAMSYDRYVAICKPLLYTVIVSHKVCWLLVTMTYLYCTFMSLVVTINIFSLSFCGYNVINHFFCDCIPLISLLCSNTQEVELIVMFFAAFDLISSLVVVLMSYLLILIAVLRMNSAEGRRKAFSTCGSHLTVVTIFYGTLIFMYVKPVSSHSIDTEKISSILYTLIIPLLNPLIYSLRNKDVKEALQRTWQKIFNTFS